Proteins encoded together in one Roseibacterium elongatum DSM 19469 window:
- a CDS encoding peptidoglycan-binding domain-containing protein produces the protein MTTASLVAALAAAPADRAQADAGDFIGGAIIGGVIGHALSQGQRPRTTGGTRVVRPGIPATQQGRETQTALNYFGYNAGTVDGQVGPGTRSAIERFQASMGYPVNGREFASYQFDFLMDAYFWATNQGGAQQTGLRGQSLLYAYRDSLQGGAPIQSFQPVPQPMAPATTVIVNPAQQPPAGQPAPGMATASGGGAMPNLFANSQPRMSLANSCNAVMLQTSSNGGYVTLATMGDAGQALSEQFCVARTYAMARGEELMGQISGLSQAQIAEQCNGFSTMLSAQIDRLSLVGQAELVPEMQRVVAGTGVAPADMASTARVCLAVGYAQDDMRMAVGSALTLVALGEGAYGELLGHHLREGFGANARRDLAVQWYDAAISSLEQGSTPAFMPGQPERTPLLRGALMRLQGGAAAAAPVPAAQPQPAPNALPTFQVNQ, from the coding sequence ATGACCACGGCCAGTCTTGTCGCAGCATTGGCTGCCGCCCCTGCCGACCGCGCGCAGGCAGATGCAGGCGATTTCATCGGTGGCGCCATCATTGGCGGTGTCATCGGCCACGCCCTGTCGCAGGGGCAGCGCCCGCGCACCACCGGCGGCACGCGCGTCGTGCGCCCTGGCATCCCGGCGACGCAACAGGGCCGCGAAACGCAGACGGCGCTCAACTATTTCGGCTACAATGCCGGCACCGTCGATGGCCAGGTGGGCCCCGGCACGCGCTCGGCGATCGAGCGCTTTCAGGCCTCGATGGGCTACCCGGTGAATGGACGCGAGTTCGCCTCGTACCAGTTCGATTTCCTGATGGATGCCTATTTCTGGGCCACCAACCAGGGCGGGGCCCAGCAAACCGGCCTGCGCGGGCAATCGCTGCTCTATGCCTATCGCGACAGCCTGCAGGGCGGCGCCCCGATCCAGAGCTTCCAGCCGGTGCCGCAGCCGATGGCCCCCGCAACGACCGTCATCGTGAACCCCGCCCAGCAGCCGCCCGCCGGTCAGCCCGCGCCGGGCATGGCGACCGCGTCCGGGGGCGGGGCGATGCCGAACCTGTTTGCCAACAGCCAGCCGCGTATGTCGCTGGCCAACAGCTGCAATGCGGTGATGCTGCAGACCTCGTCGAATGGCGGGTATGTCACGCTCGCCACCATGGGGGATGCCGGACAGGCCCTGTCCGAACAGTTCTGCGTGGCGCGCACCTATGCCATGGCGCGGGGCGAGGAGTTGATGGGCCAGATCTCCGGCCTCAGCCAGGCCCAGATTGCCGAGCAGTGCAACGGTTTCTCGACCATGCTCAGCGCCCAGATCGACCGCCTGTCGCTGGTCGGGCAGGCCGAGCTTGTCCCCGAGATGCAGCGCGTGGTGGCCGGAACGGGTGTTGCACCCGCCGATATGGCCTCGACCGCGCGGGTCTGCCTGGCGGTCGGCTATGCTCAGGACGACATGCGCATGGCCGTTGGCTCGGCCCTGACGCTCGTGGCGCTGGGCGAGGGCGCTTATGGCGAGTTGCTGGGCCATCACCTGCGCGAGGGGTTCGGCGCCAACGCGCGGCGCGATCTGGCCGTGCAGTGGTATGATGCGGCGATCTCGTCGCTCGAGCAGGGCTCGACACCGGCCTTCATGCCGGGGCAACCCGAACGCACGCCGCTTTTGCGCGGGGCGTTGATGCGCCTGCAGGGGGGCGCGGCTGCGGCGGCCCCGGTGCCCGCAGCCCAGCCCCAGCCGGCGCCCAACGCGCTGCCGACCTTCCAGGTCAACCAGTAA
- a CDS encoding extracellular solute-binding protein, translating into MKLKSLMLLTTGAALAAPASMAQEMADSMTLVSWGGAYQTSQIRAYSDPYQEMHEGLEVIWDESSGEAVARMRAMDEAGNVTWDLVDVVASDAIRLCDEGLAMEVDHDEILAPAPDGTPASEDFGDLIVSDCFIPQIVYSTTFGYRTDVEEWGGNTPDDICDVFDLEAFPGQRSLERRPIGNLEWALMCDGVAMEDVYDVLETEEGIDRAFAVLETIKDDTIWWTAGADTPQLLADGEVVFGSTYNGRLFSLIEEQGQPVAMMWDAQVFDLDGWIIPEGLPEDRLNRVLDFVRFATDTQRLADQAQYISYGPARASSAPLVSTHADLGIEMAPHMPTDPANAERTFLFNYEWWADYRDDLDARFQAWLAQ; encoded by the coding sequence ATGAAACTCAAGAGCCTGATGCTCCTTACCACCGGGGCCGCCCTGGCCGCCCCCGCATCCATGGCGCAGGAGATGGCCGACAGCATGACCCTCGTCAGCTGGGGCGGGGCCTATCAGACCAGCCAGATCCGGGCCTATTCCGACCCCTACCAGGAAATGCACGAAGGCCTCGAAGTGATCTGGGACGAAAGTTCGGGCGAAGCCGTGGCGCGCATGCGGGCGATGGACGAGGCCGGCAACGTCACCTGGGACCTCGTCGATGTGGTGGCATCGGACGCCATTCGCCTCTGTGACGAAGGCCTGGCCATGGAAGTCGACCACGACGAGATCCTGGCGCCGGCCCCCGATGGCACGCCCGCCTCGGAGGATTTCGGCGATCTGATCGTGTCGGACTGCTTCATCCCGCAGATCGTCTACTCGACCACCTTCGGCTACCGCACCGATGTCGAGGAATGGGGCGGCAACACGCCCGACGATATCTGCGACGTGTTCGACCTCGAAGCCTTCCCCGGCCAGCGCAGCCTCGAGCGTCGCCCGATCGGCAACCTCGAATGGGCCCTGATGTGCGACGGTGTCGCCATGGAAGACGTCTATGACGTTCTGGAGACCGAAGAGGGCATCGACCGTGCCTTTGCCGTGCTCGAAACGATCAAGGACGACACGATCTGGTGGACCGCTGGTGCCGACACGCCGCAGCTGCTGGCGGATGGCGAGGTTGTCTTCGGGTCGACCTATAACGGTCGCCTGTTCAGCCTGATCGAAGAGCAGGGCCAGCCCGTCGCCATGATGTGGGACGCGCAGGTCTTCGATCTCGACGGCTGGATCATCCCCGAGGGTCTGCCTGAGGATCGCCTGAACCGCGTGCTGGATTTCGTGCGGTTCGCCACTGACACGCAGCGTCTGGCCGACCAGGCGCAGTACATCTCCTACGGGCCGGCGCGTGCGTCTTCGGCGCCGCTGGTCTCGACCCATGCCGACCTTGGCATCGAGATGGCGCCGCACATGCCGACCGACCCGGCCAACGCCGAGCGGACCTTCCTGTTCAACTATGAATGGTGGGCCGATTACCGCGACGATCTGGACGCCCGCTTCCAGGCGTGGCTGGCCCAGTAA
- a CDS encoding DUF1330 domain-containing protein translates to MTDPEGYPEYVRRDTPILEAHGARFVIRGGRSVVKEGTAGDRHVVIEFPSYEAALAAYDDPDYQEVADIRRRCAESTIIIVEGTE, encoded by the coding sequence GTGACCGACCCCGAGGGCTACCCGGAATACGTGCGTCGCGACACGCCGATCCTCGAAGCGCATGGCGCGCGGTTCGTCATTCGCGGCGGCCGCTCGGTCGTCAAGGAGGGCACGGCGGGCGACCGCCATGTGGTCATCGAGTTTCCCAGCTACGAGGCCGCGCTCGCCGCATATGACGACCCCGACTATCAGGAGGTCGCCGATATCCGCCGCCGCTGCGCCGAAAGCACCATCATCATCGTGGAGGGCACGGAATGA
- a CDS encoding DUF2244 domain-containing protein, whose product MPIQTHERQQAPASSGAFASEGGRGAPRLHLLLTPHKSLTPEGFVWFIGLTAALIAVPLFPVLGTSVFWALLPFIAAAVAGIWFSLKRSWRDMDLYEEVCIWDDLIRIERHDPRRKTPQDWEANPYWVRVSLHGKGGPVPNYLTLSGGGREVELGAFLTPVERSQLKDALNRALRPDTA is encoded by the coding sequence ATGCCGATCCAGACCCATGAACGACAGCAGGCCCCGGCATCGTCCGGGGCCTTCGCGTCAGAGGGCGGGCGCGGGGCGCCGCGCCTGCACTTGTTGCTGACGCCGCACAAATCTTTGACACCCGAAGGCTTCGTGTGGTTCATCGGGCTGACCGCCGCCCTGATCGCCGTGCCGCTTTTCCCCGTGCTGGGCACCAGCGTGTTCTGGGCACTCCTGCCCTTTATCGCGGCGGCGGTCGCGGGGATCTGGTTTTCGCTGAAACGCTCCTGGCGCGACATGGATCTCTATGAAGAGGTCTGCATCTGGGATGACCTCATCCGGATCGAGCGGCATGACCCGCGGCGCAAGACCCCACAGGATTGGGAGGCCAACCCCTACTGGGTGCGCGTCTCGCTGCATGGCAAGGGCGGGCCGGTGCCCAATTACCTGACCCTGTCGGGCGGCGGTCGCGAGGTGGAACTGGGGGCGTTTCTGACCCCGGTCGAGCGCAGCCAGTTGAAGGATGCGCTGAACCGCGCGCTGCGCCCGGACACGGCGTGA
- the lipB gene encoding lipoyl(octanoyl) transferase LipB codes for MVEWITSDDPVPYPDAVAWMEGRAGAIARGAADECIWLLEHPPLYTAGTSANPADLRAPNRFPVYQTRRGGQYTYHGPGQRVAYVMLDLNRRGRDIRRFVTSLETWVIAALAEFNLRGEIRPGRVGVWIARPDHAPLPDGTPREDKIAAIGVRIRKWVSFHGISINLDPDLDHFDGIVPCGISGHGVTSLVDLGLPVTMPDLDLALRRTFDTAFPDPSAP; via the coding sequence ATGGTGGAATGGATCACATCGGACGACCCCGTCCCTTACCCCGATGCCGTGGCCTGGATGGAGGGGCGCGCCGGCGCGATCGCCCGGGGCGCGGCTGACGAATGCATCTGGCTGCTCGAACATCCGCCCCTCTACACGGCCGGCACCTCGGCCAATCCGGCGGATCTGCGCGCCCCCAATCGTTTCCCGGTCTATCAGACACGCCGCGGCGGGCAGTATACCTATCACGGCCCGGGGCAGCGGGTGGCCTATGTGATGCTGGACCTCAACCGGCGCGGGCGCGACATTCGCCGCTTTGTCACCAGCCTCGAGACCTGGGTCATCGCGGCGCTGGCCGAGTTCAACCTGCGCGGCGAAATCCGCCCCGGCCGCGTCGGCGTCTGGATCGCGCGCCCCGATCACGCCCCGCTGCCCGACGGCACCCCGCGCGAGGACAAGATCGCCGCCATCGGCGTTCGGATCCGCAAATGGGTCAGCTTCCACGGCATCTCGATCAACCTGGACCCCGACCTCGATCACTTCGACGGCATTGTGCCCTGCGGCATCTCGGGCCATGGCGTGACCAGCCTGGTCGACCTCGGCCTGCCGGTCACGATGCCGGATCTCGATCTGGCGCTGAGGAGGACATTCGACACCGCGTTTCCAGACCCGTCCGCTCCCTGA
- a CDS encoding GatB/YqeY domain-containing protein yields MGQTAPAATNGTSLRERITTGLKDAMRDKDKTRLSTLRLINAAIKDQDIAARAKGGSSGVGEDELLAILAKMVKQRQESARAYEEGGRLELAEKERAEIEVIEAYLPRQLDDDEIAAAVDAALAQTGAETLRDMGKVMGVLKASYAGQMDFGAVGPLVKARLS; encoded by the coding sequence ATGGGTCAGACAGCACCGGCTGCCACGAACGGCACCAGCCTGCGGGAACGGATCACCACCGGCCTGAAGGACGCGATGCGCGACAAGGACAAGACACGCCTGTCCACGCTGCGGCTGATCAATGCCGCCATCAAGGATCAGGACATCGCCGCGCGCGCCAAGGGCGGCAGCTCGGGCGTTGGCGAGGACGAGTTGCTTGCGATCCTGGCCAAGATGGTCAAGCAGCGTCAGGAAAGCGCACGCGCCTACGAAGAAGGCGGCCGTCTGGAACTGGCCGAAAAGGAACGCGCCGAGATCGAAGTGATCGAGGCGTATCTGCCGCGCCAGCTGGATGACGATGAAATCGCCGCGGCGGTGGATGCGGCGCTGGCGCAAACGGGGGCCGAAACGCTGCGCGACATGGGCAAGGTCATGGGCGTGCTCAAGGCCAGTTACGCCGGGCAGATGGATTTCGGTGCGGTCGGTCCGCTGGTCAAGGCGCGGTTGAGCTGA
- a CDS encoding ABC transporter ATP-binding protein, which translates to MASNGTDAFVAFDRVQKSYDGETLVVKDLNLEIGKGEFLTMLGPSGSGKTTCLMMLAGFETATHGEITLDGQPINNIPPHKRGIGMVFQNYALFPHMTVAENLSFPLEVRKVGKSDREAKVHRALDMVQMGDFGGRRPAQLSGGQQQRIALARALVFEPELVLMDEPLGALDKQLRETMQFEITNLAHNLGITTVYVTHDQTEALTMSDRVAVFDDGRIQQLAPPDTLYEEPQNSFVAQFIGENNTLEGVVSKIADDRCEVTLDDGEVIDAMPVNVSAVGDRTLVSIRPERVEYNKERLAEDAHTIHAEVLEFIYMGDIYRTRLRVAGRDDFIIKTRNAPDQRRLRPGEHIEIGWRPQDCRALDA; encoded by the coding sequence TTGGCCTCCAACGGGACCGACGCGTTTGTCGCATTCGACCGCGTTCAAAAAAGCTATGACGGCGAAACGCTCGTCGTCAAAGACCTGAACCTTGAAATCGGCAAGGGTGAGTTTCTGACCATGTTGGGCCCGTCCGGGTCCGGCAAAACAACCTGCCTGATGATGCTGGCCGGGTTCGAGACCGCCACCCATGGCGAAATCACCCTCGATGGCCAGCCGATCAACAACATTCCACCGCACAAGCGCGGCATCGGGATGGTGTTCCAGAACTACGCGCTGTTTCCGCACATGACGGTGGCCGAGAACCTGTCCTTCCCGCTGGAGGTGCGCAAGGTCGGCAAATCCGATCGCGAGGCCAAGGTGCATCGCGCCCTCGACATGGTGCAGATGGGCGATTTCGGCGGGCGCCGTCCGGCGCAACTGTCGGGTGGTCAGCAGCAGCGCATCGCCTTGGCACGGGCTTTGGTGTTCGAGCCCGAGCTTGTGCTGATGGACGAGCCGCTGGGCGCGCTCGACAAGCAGTTGCGGGAAACCATGCAGTTCGAGATCACCAACCTGGCCCACAACCTCGGCATCACGACGGTCTATGTGACCCACGACCAGACCGAAGCCTTGACCATGTCGGATCGCGTGGCGGTGTTCGACGATGGGCGCATTCAGCAATTGGCCCCGCCCGATACGCTCTATGAAGAGCCGCAGAACAGTTTCGTGGCGCAGTTCATCGGAGAAAACAACACCTTGGAAGGCGTCGTCAGCAAGATCGCCGACGACCGCTGCGAGGTGACGCTGGACGATGGCGAGGTGATCGACGCCATGCCGGTGAACGTGAGCGCCGTCGGTGACCGCACGCTTGTGTCGATCCGGCCCGAACGCGTCGAATACAACAAGGAACGTCTGGCCGAGGATGCTCACACCATCCATGCCGAGGTTCTGGAATTCATCTACATGGGCGACATCTATCGCACGCGTTTGCGCGTCGCGGGGCGTGACGATTTCATCATCAAGACACGCAATGCGCCCGACCAGCGCCGCCTGCGTCCGGGCGAGCATATCGAGATCGGATGGCGTCCGCAGGATTGCCGGGCGCTTGACGCCTGA
- a CDS encoding cytochrome c oxidase subunit I, with product MADATLSGHDHERPGFFTRWFMSTNHKDIGLLYLFTAGIVGLISVIFTVYMRLELMEPGVQYMYVAFEGAPGMIESIFTRAGEALATAGGGTNAFADQLSSLQGSILGAVSGTGDEARVVIDGALRAQVVEVLDAAAASANPAEASTLLALRDQLDGTPDGHLWNVLITGHGVLMMFFVVIPALFGGFGNYFMPLMIGAPDMAFPRLNNLSYWLYVAGTALAFCAVFIDGGAGPGWTFYPPLSWQDAPNSRAVDFAIFAVHVSGASSILGSINIITTFLNMRAPGMTLHKVPLFAWSIFVTAWLLLLSLPVLAGAITMLLTDRNFGTTFFDVAGGGDPVLFQHIFWFFGHPEVYIVILPAFGIISHVVATFSKKPIFGYLPMVYALVAIGGLGFVVWAHHMYTVGMTLTQQAYFMVATMVIAVPTGVKIFSWIATMWQGSIEFKTPMLFAIGFIFLFTVGGVTGIILSQAGVDRAYHDTYYVVAHFHYVMSLGAVFGIFAGIYYWFGKMSGRQYPEWAGKLHFWAFFIGANLTFFPQHFLGRQGMPRRYIDYPEAFALWNYVSSIGAFLSFASFLFFIGIVAYALFAGRRVEEPAYWGEHADTLEWTLPNPPPEHTFEELPTREMWDRQPHH from the coding sequence ATGGCAGACGCCACTCTTTCGGGGCATGACCACGAGCGGCCGGGATTTTTCACCCGGTGGTTCATGTCCACAAACCACAAGGATATCGGGCTTCTGTACCTGTTCACAGCAGGGATCGTCGGCCTGATTTCGGTGATTTTCACGGTCTACATGCGGCTGGAGCTGATGGAGCCCGGCGTACAATACATGTACGTCGCCTTCGAAGGCGCGCCCGGCATGATCGAAAGCATCTTCACCCGTGCAGGTGAGGCGCTGGCGACGGCCGGCGGCGGCACGAACGCCTTCGCGGATCAGCTGTCCAGCCTGCAGGGCTCGATCCTGGGGGCCGTGTCGGGCACCGGGGACGAGGCGCGGGTGGTCATCGACGGCGCGCTCCGCGCCCAGGTGGTCGAGGTGCTGGATGCCGCCGCAGCCTCGGCCAACCCGGCCGAAGCCTCGACGCTTCTGGCGCTGCGCGACCAGCTCGACGGCACGCCCGATGGCCATCTCTGGAACGTGCTGATCACCGGGCATGGCGTGCTGATGATGTTCTTCGTCGTCATTCCCGCGCTCTTCGGAGGCTTTGGCAACTATTTCATGCCGTTGATGATCGGCGCGCCGGACATGGCGTTTCCGCGCCTGAACAACCTGTCCTACTGGCTCTATGTCGCGGGGACCGCGCTGGCCTTCTGCGCGGTGTTCATCGACGGCGGCGCCGGCCCGGGCTGGACATTCTACCCGCCGCTGTCGTGGCAGGATGCCCCCAACAGCCGCGCCGTGGATTTCGCGATCTTCGCCGTGCACGTCTCGGGCGCCAGTTCGATCCTCGGGTCGATCAACATCATCACGACCTTCCTGAACATGCGCGCACCGGGCATGACGCTGCACAAGGTGCCGCTGTTTGCCTGGTCGATCTTCGTCACGGCCTGGCTGCTGCTCTTGTCGCTGCCGGTTCTGGCGGGCGCCATCACCATGCTGCTGACCGACCGCAACTTCGGCACCACCTTCTTCGACGTCGCGGGCGGGGGCGACCCGGTCCTGTTCCAGCACATCTTCTGGTTCTTCGGTCACCCCGAGGTCTACATCGTGATCCTGCCAGCCTTCGGCATCATCAGCCACGTGGTCGCGACCTTCTCGAAAAAGCCAATCTTCGGCTACCTGCCGATGGTCTACGCGCTGGTGGCGATCGGTGGCCTAGGCTTCGTCGTCTGGGCGCACCACATGTACACGGTGGGCATGACCCTGACGCAGCAGGCCTATTTCATGGTCGCCACGATGGTCATCGCGGTGCCCACGGGGGTGAAGATCTTCAGCTGGATCGCCACGATGTGGCAGGGCTCGATCGAGTTCAAGACGCCCATGCTGTTCGCCATCGGCTTCATCTTCCTGTTCACGGTCGGCGGTGTGACGGGCATCATCCTGTCCCAGGCCGGCGTGGACCGGGCCTATCACGACACCTACTATGTCGTGGCCCATTTCCACTACGTGATGAGCCTTGGCGCCGTGTTCGGCATCTTCGCGGGGATCTACTACTGGTTCGGCAAGATGTCGGGCCGGCAGTACCCGGAATGGGCGGGCAAGCTGCATTTCTGGGCCTTCTTCATCGGGGCCAACCTGACCTTCTTCCCGCAGCACTTCCTGGGCCGTCAGGGCATGCCGCGGCGCTATATCGACTACCCCGAGGCCTTCGCGCTTTGGAACTATGTCTCGTCGATCGGCGCGTTCCTGTCCTTTGCGTCCTTCCTGTTCTTCATCGGGATCGTGGCCTATGCGCTGTTTGCCGGCCGCCGTGTCGAGGAACCGGCCTATTGGGGTGAGCATGCGGACACGTTGGAATGGACCCTGCCCAACCCGCCGCCGGAGCACACTTTCGAAGAGCTGCCGACGCGCGAGATGTGGGATCGTCAACCGCACCACTGA
- a CDS encoding ABC transporter ATP-binding protein, producing MSRQQGLEGTPQADATVSNLVPRFWRDHVVQHWPMLVVATILMSIEGAALGAFAWLVRPLFDDYFSAGSFDGVAWIAFTIASLFLIRATAGFFQRLIVVTIGLKVTMALQSRLVSHLLTLDQRFFQDNSPGALIERVRGDTLSLQGLASGTLMSLGRDFVSLLSLLAVMLWTDWVWTLLAMVGVPLLVVPITLVQRYIRRTTRRAREAAARLSNRLDEIFHGIQTIKLNRLEDHEDARFARETRRFLKPSIKAQAGSAANPALIDMVAAAGFVVVVYYGGAQIIAGDKTVGQFMSFFTALGLLFEPLRRLSSISARLQAAMASLERLYAVLDAQPSVRAPANPQPLDHGDIVFDDVTFSYGDSPVLRGLTFTAEAGKTTALVGPSGAGKTTVFTLLTRLIDPSGGRIMIGGTPVDSLDIAQLRAAIAVVGQETALFDESIADNIRLGRLEAPDDAVMDAARNASVDLFADQLSEGMDTQVGPRGSGLSGGQRQRVIIARALLKSAPILLLDEPTSALDARSEQLVQQALDRLAKGRTTLVVAHRLSTIREADKIVVMEGGRVAEEGTHDMLMARQGAYWRLHQLQAAGVDPGL from the coding sequence ATGAGCCGCCAACAGGGATTGGAGGGCACGCCACAGGCGGACGCGACGGTATCGAACCTTGTGCCGCGCTTCTGGCGCGATCACGTGGTGCAACACTGGCCCATGCTGGTCGTCGCCACCATCCTGATGTCGATCGAAGGCGCGGCATTGGGGGCGTTTGCATGGCTGGTGCGGCCGCTTTTCGACGACTATTTCTCGGCAGGCTCCTTCGATGGTGTCGCCTGGATCGCCTTTACCATTGCCAGCCTGTTCCTCATCCGGGCGACGGCGGGGTTCTTTCAGCGGCTGATCGTCGTCACCATCGGGCTCAAGGTGACGATGGCCCTGCAGTCGCGTCTGGTGTCGCATCTGCTGACACTCGACCAGCGCTTTTTTCAGGACAATTCGCCCGGGGCGCTGATCGAACGGGTGCGCGGCGACACGCTCTCGTTGCAGGGGTTGGCCTCCGGGACCTTGATGTCGCTCGGGCGGGATTTCGTCTCGCTGCTTTCGCTGCTGGCGGTGATGCTGTGGACGGATTGGGTCTGGACCCTGCTGGCCATGGTGGGGGTGCCGTTGCTGGTCGTGCCGATCACCCTGGTGCAGCGCTATATCCGCAGGACCACACGCCGCGCCCGCGAGGCCGCCGCCCGCCTGTCGAACCGGCTGGACGAGATCTTTCACGGGATACAGACGATCAAGCTGAATCGTCTGGAAGACCACGAGGATGCCCGCTTCGCACGCGAGACGCGGCGGTTCCTCAAGCCATCGATCAAGGCACAGGCCGGGTCGGCCGCCAACCCGGCCCTGATCGACATGGTGGCCGCGGCCGGTTTCGTCGTGGTGGTCTATTACGGCGGGGCGCAGATCATCGCCGGCGACAAGACCGTGGGGCAATTCATGTCCTTCTTCACGGCGCTCGGCCTGTTGTTCGAGCCTTTGCGCCGGCTGTCGTCGATCTCGGCCAGGTTGCAGGCGGCGATGGCGTCACTCGAACGCCTCTACGCGGTCCTCGATGCACAGCCCAGCGTGCGCGCCCCCGCCAATCCGCAACCGCTCGATCACGGCGACATCGTGTTCGACGACGTGACCTTTTCCTACGGCGACAGCCCGGTGTTGCGCGGTCTGACCTTCACCGCCGAGGCGGGCAAGACAACAGCGCTGGTGGGGCCCTCTGGCGCTGGCAAGACGACTGTCTTCACCCTGCTGACACGTCTGATCGATCCGTCCGGCGGACGCATCATGATCGGCGGAACACCGGTGGATTCGCTCGACATCGCGCAGTTGCGCGCCGCCATCGCCGTCGTCGGGCAGGAAACGGCCCTGTTCGACGAAAGCATTGCCGACAACATCCGGCTGGGGCGTCTGGAGGCGCCAGACGACGCGGTGATGGATGCGGCGCGGAATGCCTCGGTCGACCTGTTTGCCGATCAGCTTTCCGAAGGGATGGACACGCAGGTCGGCCCGCGCGGGTCGGGCCTGTCGGGCGGACAGCGTCAACGCGTCATCATCGCGCGCGCTTTGCTGAAATCGGCCCCGATCCTCCTGCTGGACGAACCGACCTCGGCGCTGGATGCGCGCTCCGAGCAACTGGTGCAGCAGGCGCTTGACCGGCTGGCCAAGGGGCGCACGACACTGGTGGTCGCGCATCGGCTGTCCACCATCCGCGAGGCGGACAAGATCGTTGTGATGGAGGGCGGCCGCGTCGCCGAAGAAGGCACCCATGACATGCTCATGGCCCGCCAGGGGGCCTATTGGCGGCTGCACCAGCTCCAGGCTGCGGGGGTCGATCCGGGGCTCTGA